In Primulina eburnea isolate SZY01 chromosome 14, ASM2296580v1, whole genome shotgun sequence, the following proteins share a genomic window:
- the LOC140811668 gene encoding protein BPS1, chloroplastic isoform X2 produces MSRAQEPHRPFLPFGNPFRMILPKGTHLSPKLLALLNNFEDTLATRLKKLKPADKEDVLRVSWMISAMVALCEIHTDIKTLITSLELPVSDWEDKWIDVYLANSVKLLDMCISFSSEVTRLKQGHLYLQCVLHNLSSASSNQFVRARSSLDGWSKHIASKNQRLDNCFSVMDSLVKMLDEPKVKNSSKGKVLMRAMYGVKVVTLFICSIFAAAFSGSPNKLIDLPVPESYLWAGEFMAIQAFINTEIRSIYSTRSFTILKELEAVDMGAKKLYPIVQEDGVDPPETGVLKESTLDLKKSVEILSQGLDHLAKEVDRFFQIVLTGRDTLISNLRIGGDAFDQVRGSNTGKDQMVR; encoded by the coding sequence ATGAGCCGTGCACAGGAACCACACAGGCCTTTCCTCCCATTTGGAAATCCCTTCCGGATGATTTTACCGAAAGGCACTCACCTTTCCCCAAAGCTCCTCGCTTTGTTGAATAATTTCGAGGACACATTGGCAACGAGGCTTAAAAAGCTCAAGCCAGCTGATAAGGAAGATGTGCTCCGTGTATCATGGATGATTTCTGCAATGGTGGCCTTGTGTGAAATTCATACTGACATAAAAACTCTTATAACATCACTTGAGCTCCCTGTCTCTGATTGGGAGGATAAGTGGATTGACGTTTACTTGGCCAATAGTGTTAAGTTGCTAGATATGTGCATTTCTTTCAGCTCCGAAGTTACCCGACTGAAACAAGGTCACCTTTATCTCCAGTGTGTTTTGCATAATTTGAGCAGTGCTTCATCTAATCAGTTTGTTCGGGCTCGTTCATCCCTCGACGGATGGAGTAAGCATATTGCTTCGAAGAATCAAAGACTTGATAACTGCTTTTCGGTAATGGACAGTCTGGTCAAAATGCTAGATGAACCTAAGGTTAAAAACTCTTCAAAGGGAAAGGTTTTAATGCGAGCTATGTATGGAGTCAAGGTTGTGACCCTTTTCATTTGCAGCATTTTTGCAGCTGCATTCTCCGGTTCTCCTAATAAGTTAATAGACCTTCCAGTTCCCGAGTCTTACTTGTGGGCGGGTGAATTTATGGCGATTCAGGCATTCATAAATACTGAAATAAGAAGCATATATTCCACCAGAAGCTTCACCATATTGAAAGAACTTGAAGCTGTGGACATGGGAGCAAAGAAGCTGTACCCTATTGTGCAAGAAGATGGGGTAGACCCTCCTGAAACTGGAGTATTGAAAGAGTCGACCTTGGATTTGAAAAAATCTGTAGAAATTCTCTCACAAGGACTCGATCACCTTGCAAAGGAGGTAGACCGGTTCTTCCAGATTGTTTTGACTGGACGTGATACTTTGATTTCTAACCTTAGGATTGGTGGCGACGCCTTTGACCAAGTGCGGGGTAGCAACACTGGAAAAGACCAGATGGTAAGGTAA
- the LOC140811887 gene encoding probable serine/threonine-protein kinase At1g01540 — MSVYNTAFVDAQLSKRTSIFGLHLGVVIGIVVGAVIVLILFLLSLCITASRRRSGGKGKTRRLGSFSGAGEATPVVSKEIQEIVHDSAAEHRPVVPQAEIQIDMGKIEHRVVFSDKGASSGESRATSGADTGSFGGSGSLPEVSHLGWGRWYTLRELEAASNGLSDENVIGEGGYGIVYYGVLADNTRVAIKNLLNNRGQAEKEFKVEVEAIGRVRHKNLVRLLGYCVEGAYRMLVYEYVENGNLDQWLHGDVGEVSPLSWEIRMGIIIGTAKGLAYLHEGLEPKVVHRDIKTSNILLDRQWHAKLSDFGLAKLLNSERSYVTTRVMGTFGYVAPEYACTGMLNEKSDIYSFGILIMEIITGRSPVDYNRPPGEVNLVDWLKMMVSDRKSEEVIDPKLPEKPASKVLKRVILVALRCVDPDAQKRPKMGHVIHMLESEDLLSRDERRIGRVSSGSLRENSRHEPESVDKQSSEGISDARPDDSSKCHNLPNRRR; from the exons ATGTCTGTGTACAACACGGCGTTTGTTGACGCTCAGCTGTCGAAGAGAACCTCGATCTTTGGCCTACATCTAGGGGTCGTGATTGGGATAGTCGTCGGAGCTGTGATTGTGCTTATCCTCTTCCTGTTATCACTCTGTATCACAGCCTCGCGCCGCCGAAGCGGTGGAAAAGGCAAAACTCGCCGTCTAGGAAGTTTCTCCGGCGCCGGCGAGGCTACTCCGGTGGTATCCAAGGAAATCCAGGAGATTGTTCATGACTCCGCCGCTGAGCACCGGCCAGTTGTACCTCAG GCTGAGATACAGATTGATATGGGGAAAATTGAGCATAGAGTGGTGTTTTCTGATAAGGGGGCATCGAGCGGCGAGAGTAGGGCTACTAGTGGAGCTGACACCGGTTCATTTGGAGGCAGCGGGTCGTTGCCAGAGGTGTCGCATTTGGGTTGGGGAAGGTGGTATACTTTGAGAGAGCTCGAGGCCGCCTCGAATGGATTATCTGACGAAAATGTGATTGGTGAAGGTGGATATGGTATCGTGTATTATGGTGTTCTGGCCGATAATACTCGGGTCGCCATCAAGAATTTATTGAACAATCG GGGTCAAGCTGAGAAAGAGTTCAAGGTGGAAGTGGAAGCAATTGGACGTGTCCGGCATAAGAATCTAGTAAGACTTCTGGGGTACTGTGTTGAAGGAGCTTACAG GATGCTTGTTTATGAATATGTGGAAAATGGAAATTTAGACCAGTGGCTTCATGGAGATGTTGGGGAAGTTAGCCCTTTGTCTTGGGAAATTCGGATGGGCATAATCATAGGGACGGCAAAAGG CTTGGCCTATCTCCACGAGGGTTTAGAACCAAAGGTAGTTCACCGTGACATCAAGACCAGCAACATACTGCTCGACCGTCAGTGGCATGCGAAGTTGTCGGATTTTGGGCTTGCTAAACTTCTGAATTCGGAGAGGAGTTACGTGACAACTAGAGTTATGGGAACATTTGG TTATGTAGCACCAGAATATGCTTGCACTGGCATGTTGAATGAAAAAAGCGATATATATAGCTTTGGAATACTGATTATGGAGATTATAACTGGTAGATCTCCTGTTGATTATAATAGGCCACCGGGAGAG GTTAATCTAGTTGATTGGCTGAAAATGATGGTGAGTGACAGGAAATCTGAGGAAGTAATAGATCCTAAGTTGCCTGAAAAACCTGCTTCAAAAGTGCTGAAACGTGTGATCTTGGTTGCCCTTCGATGTGTTGATCCCGATGCTCAGAAGAGGCCTAAAATGGGTCATGTGATACACATGCTCGAATCCGAAGACTTACTTTCTCGTGAT GAACGACGAATTGGCCGCGTATCTTCAGGTTCCCTCAGAGAAAATAGTCGTCATGAGCCGGAATCGGTTGATAAACAAAGCAGTGAAGGTATATCTGATGCTCGTCCAGATGATAGCAGCAAGTGCCATAATTTGCCAAATAGGCGGAGATAG
- the LOC140812203 gene encoding ferric reduction oxidase 2-like: protein MDSGAPPSRGGNNSIRAAIMALLVVVFAGYLFLWIMMPTNPYRLTWLPKLRKETASTYFGTNQGATYLIYTFPMLFIAALGCVYLHLGKKSTNIHTKGSKGEHKMAVWKRPLIIKGLGIISRIELAFFVMFIALLVWTFANYLSISYAKITPMSVAKRGEKMWETKLEYAGFYLGLVGNIALAFLFFPVTRGSSVLPLFGLTSEASVKYHIWLGHIMMTLFTAHGVLYIIYWAATHELSEMLAWEKTGISNVAGELSLLAGLGLWATTFPGIRRKMFELFFYTHHLYILFMLFFVLHVGISYSCIMLPGFFLFMIDRYLRFLQSRRSVRLLSARVLPCQTVELSFSKSKGLSYSPTSIMFMNVPTISKLQWHPFTISSSSNLESDKLDVMIKVEGKWSDKLYQMLSSSSSLDRLDVSIEGPYGPASTDFLSHDLLVMVSGGSGITPFISIIRELVYASETLKCRTPEILLISAFKNSNDLTMLDLILPISGAPSKFSNLGLQIEAYVTRENEPTAQENKGIRTLWFKPNPRDAPISPILGQNSWLWLGAIISSSFIIYLIFIGILTRYYIFPIDKNTNKIYSTSSRAVLHILFICIGIVISSTLAFLWNKNRNSKESTQIQHMEGATPMATPNASYHNADRELESLPQQSISQCINVHYGERPDIKRLLFERKESSVGVLVCGPKKMRHEVANICSSGLADNLHFESISFSW, encoded by the exons ATGGACTCCGGGGCGCCACCATCTCGCGGCGGCAACAATTCCATCAGGGCGGCGATAATGGCTTTGCTGGTGGTGGTGTTCGCTGGGTATCTTTTTTTGTGGATCATGATGCCCACCAATCCTTATAGATTAACTTGGTTGCCGAAGCTACGAAAGGAGACCGCCTCCACTTACTTTGGAACAAATCAAG GCGCGACTTATTTGATCTACACGTTCCCCATGTTATTCATTGCTGCATTGGGCTGTGTGTATCTTCACTTGGGAAAGAAATCGACGAATATTCACACCAAAGG ATCAAAAGGAGAGCATAAAATGGCAGTGTGGAAGAGGCCACTGATAATAAAGGGATTGGGAATTATCTCTCGAATTGAGCTTGCATTTTTTGTAATGTTTATAGCTCTTCTTGTCTGGACTTTCGCCAATTATTTGAGTATAAGTTATGCAAAAATTACGCCTATGTCGGTAGCAAAAAGGGGAGAAAAAAT GTGGGAAACGAAGCTAGAATATGCCGGGTTCTACCTCGGACTGGTCGGGAACATAGCCCTAGCGTTCCTATTTTTCCCGGTGACGCGCGGGTCATCGGTGCTCCCACTTTTCGGTCTTACGTCGGAGGCCAGTGTGAAGTATCACATATGGTTGGGGCATATTATGATGACCCTTTTCACTGCTCACGgcgttttatatattatatattgggCTGCCACACATGAATTATCGGAG ATGCTGGCATGGGAGAAAACTGGCATATCCAACGTAGCAGGAGAGTTATCTTTGCTAGCAGGATTGGGCTTGTGGGCTACCACATTCCCCGGTATAAGGCGAAAAATGTTTGAGCTCTTCTTCTACACCCATCACCTATACATTTTATTCATGCTCTTCTTCGTACTCCATGTTGGCATTAGCTATTCCTGCATTATGCTCCCCGGATTCTTCCTCTTCATGATCGATCGCTATCTTCGGTTCTTGCAATCAAGACGAAGCGTTCGTCTCTTGTCTGCCAGGGTTCTGCCTTGCCAAACAGTTGAACTCAGCTTCTCCAAAAGCAAAG GTTTAAGTTACAGCCCAACCAGTATCATGTTTATGAATGTGCCTACCATTTCTAAGTTGCAATGGCATCCATTTACCATAAGTTCTAGCAGCAATTTGGAGTCGGATAAACTTGATGTCATGATCAAAGTTGAAGGAAAATGGTCCGATAAGCTCTACCAGATGCTTTCTTCGTCTTCTTCCCTTGATCGTCTCGATGTCTCGATTGAGGGACCTTATGGACCTGCTTCAACTGATTTTCTAAG CCACGACTTGCTGGTGATGGTGAGCGGTGGAAGTGGCATAACGCCATTTATTTCCATCATCCGGGAGCTCGTTTACGCAAGCGAGACTTTGAAATGCAGGACGCCTGAGATTCTCCTCATCAGTGCATTTAAGAACTCAAACGACTTGACCATGCTCGACCTGATCCTCCCGATTTCGGGCGCCCCATCAAAGTTTTCCAACTTGGGTTTGCAAATCGAAGCCTATGTTACACGAGAAAACGAGCCAACCGCGCAAGAAAACAAGGGCATCAGAACCTTATGGTTCAAGCCTAATCCACGTGATGCACCAATAAGTCCAATCTTAGGCCAAAACAGTTGGCTCTGGCTTGGTGCCATAATCTCGTCATCCTTCATAATCTATCTTATTTTCATCGGTATTTTGACTCGATACTACATATTCCCCATtgataaaaatactaataagaTTTATTCTACTTCCTCAAGAGCCGTGCTGCACATACTATTCATATGTATCGGCATAGTTATATCATCAACATTGGCATTTCTTTGGAATAAGAATAGAAATTCGAAGGAAAGTACACAGATTCAGCACATGGAAGGGGCGACACCGATGGCTACACCGAATGCTTCGTACCATAATGCAGATAGGGAACTTGAGAGCTTGCCTCAGCAGTCAATTTCTCAATGTATCAATGTGCATTATGGTGAAAGACCAGATATTAAAC GACTTTTGTTTGAGCGCAAGGAATCAAGCGTGGGAGTTCTCGTTTGTGGACCGAAGAAAATGCGACACGAAGTCGCGAATATTTGTTCATCTGGTCTGGCAGATAACCTGCATTTTGAATCCATTAGCTTCAGTTGGTGA
- the LOC140811586 gene encoding mechanosensitive ion channel protein 1, mitochondrial-like: MAAVRISWLTPLCSAAKANCGFDIKPSLAYTSKCYHTRESGHVQNFERNSYRILCLNSAIFARCSRGGYFDACYRNKLLGNSFFRGSFSFVGISSLASNRLFSSSSGGKGSITRDSNVIANSGASGSSVTDGGVGQDGWIGKANDIWQSTVEAVKYSGEKAKSVSDEAAPHVQKFLDTNPYLRDVIVPVGGTLVGTLLAWSLLPSILRRFHRYSIQNPVALLARNTLWGSVPYEKSFWSAMEDPIRYFITFMAFLQIGEMVAPTVIASQYIVPAWRSAFVVSLVWFLHRWKTNVITRALATKSTEHVDRDKLVTLDKISSVGLLVVGLMALAEACGVAVQSVITVGGIGGVATAFAARDILGNVLSGLTVQISRPFSIGDTIRAGSVEGQVVDMGLTTTSLLTAEKFPVIVPNSLFSSQVIVNKSRAKWRTMSTKIPIQVDDLDKISQISEDIKSMLRSNPNVFLEKEAPYCFLSCIERSYAVLTVGCNLKNVGNEADQDILLQAVRIIQQHGAALGRTQENTLH, translated from the exons ATGGCTGCGGTGAGAATTTCTTGGCTGACACCTTTATGTTCTGCTGCAAAAGCTAATTGTGGATTTGATATTAAACCGTCTCTTGCATACACAAGTAAATGTTATCACACTAGAGAATCTGGGCATGTGCAGAATTTTGAGCGCAATAGTTATAGAATACTGTGTTTGAACTCTGCTATTTTTGCACGGTGCTCAAGAGGGGGTTACTTTGATGCTTGTTATAGAAACAAGCTATTGGGGAATTCGTTTTTTCGAGGTAGTTTTTCATTTGTAGGGATCAGCTCTTTGGCTAGTAATAGGCTGTTTTCCTCATCTAGCGGGGGTAAAGGTAGCATTACTCGTGATTCAAATGTTATTGCTAATTCGGGTGCAAGTGGGAGCAGTGTGACTGATGGTGGTGTTGGACAGGATGGTTGGATTGGTAAAGCAAATGACATCTGGCAATCGACGGTTGAAGCTGTGAAATATAGTGGGGAAAAGGCGAAATCGGTGTCAGATGAAGCTGCTCCTCATGTTCAAAAGTTTCTTGATACCAATCCTTACCTTAGAGATGTTATTGTACCAGTAGGCGGAACTTTGGTCGGAACTTTACTGGCATGGTCGTTGTTGCCGAGTATCTTGAGGCGATTTCACAGATACTCTATACAAAATCCGGTTGCTTTGTTGGCTAGGAACACGCTGTGGGGTTCTGTCCCTTATGAGAAAAGCTTTTGGAGTGCAATGGAGGACCCAATTCGATATTTTATCACGTTCATGGCATTTTTGCAAAT TGGTGAAATGGTAGCTCCAACGGTTATTGCTTCACAATACATCGTGCCTGCTTGGAGGAGTGCTTTTGTTGTTTCACTTGTCTGGTTCCTGCATCGCTGGAAAACAAATGTTATTACTCGAGCTTTGGCGACTAAGAGCACGGAACATGTCGACAGGGATAAGTTGGTAACTCTGGACAAAATCTCATCTGTTGGACTCCTTGTCGTTGGGTTGATGGCTTTAGCAGAGGCATGTGGAGTGGCTGTGCAGTCAGTTATTACCGTAGGAGGAATAGGAG GAGTGGCAACTGCTTTTGCTGCAAGGGACATACTTGGGAATGTTCTCAGTGGTCTTACCGTGCAGATATCACGACCATTCTCAATTGGAGACACAATCAGA GCTGGATCTGTGGAAGGTCAAGTGGTAGATATGGGTCTTACTACTACGTCGTTGCTGACTGCAGAAAAGTTTCCAGTTATTGTCCCGAATTCTCTGTTTTCCAGTCAG GTCATTGTGAATAAATCACGGGCCAAATGGCGTACCATGTCCACGAAGATCCCGATACAAGTTGATGACCTAGACAAGATTTCCCAGATATCAGAGGATATAAAAAGCATGCTCCGATCTAATCCAAATGTGTTCTTGGAGAAGGAGGCACCatattgtttcttgtcttgTATTGAGAGATCATATGCCGTTTTGACCGTTGGATGCAATCTCAAAAATGTG GGCAATGAGGCGGATCAGGATATTCTTCTGCAGGCTGTCCGAATAATCCAACAACACGGTGCTGCATTAGGCAGAACTCAGGAAAACACTCTACATTGA
- the LOC140811668 gene encoding protein BPS1, chloroplastic isoform X1 yields MRRLRRSFTTFLRLSENQLVCVQMSRAQEPHRPFLPFGNPFRMILPKGTHLSPKLLALLNNFEDTLATRLKKLKPADKEDVLRVSWMISAMVALCEIHTDIKTLITSLELPVSDWEDKWIDVYLANSVKLLDMCISFSSEVTRLKQGHLYLQCVLHNLSSASSNQFVRARSSLDGWSKHIASKNQRLDNCFSVMDSLVKMLDEPKVKNSSKGKVLMRAMYGVKVVTLFICSIFAAAFSGSPNKLIDLPVPESYLWAGEFMAIQAFINTEIRSIYSTRSFTILKELEAVDMGAKKLYPIVQEDGVDPPETGVLKESTLDLKKSVEILSQGLDHLAKEVDRFFQIVLTGRDTLISNLRIGGDAFDQVRGSNTGKDQMVR; encoded by the exons ATGCGAAGACTTCGACGAAGTTTCACAACTTTTCTACGCCTTTCTGAGAATCAG TTAGTTTGTGTGCAAATGAGCCGTGCACAGGAACCACACAGGCCTTTCCTCCCATTTGGAAATCCCTTCCGGATGATTTTACCGAAAGGCACTCACCTTTCCCCAAAGCTCCTCGCTTTGTTGAATAATTTCGAGGACACATTGGCAACGAGGCTTAAAAAGCTCAAGCCAGCTGATAAGGAAGATGTGCTCCGTGTATCATGGATGATTTCTGCAATGGTGGCCTTGTGTGAAATTCATACTGACATAAAAACTCTTATAACATCACTTGAGCTCCCTGTCTCTGATTGGGAGGATAAGTGGATTGACGTTTACTTGGCCAATAGTGTTAAGTTGCTAGATATGTGCATTTCTTTCAGCTCCGAAGTTACCCGACTGAAACAAGGTCACCTTTATCTCCAGTGTGTTTTGCATAATTTGAGCAGTGCTTCATCTAATCAGTTTGTTCGGGCTCGTTCATCCCTCGACGGATGGAGTAAGCATATTGCTTCGAAGAATCAAAGACTTGATAACTGCTTTTCGGTAATGGACAGTCTGGTCAAAATGCTAGATGAACCTAAGGTTAAAAACTCTTCAAAGGGAAAGGTTTTAATGCGAGCTATGTATGGAGTCAAGGTTGTGACCCTTTTCATTTGCAGCATTTTTGCAGCTGCATTCTCCGGTTCTCCTAATAAGTTAATAGACCTTCCAGTTCCCGAGTCTTACTTGTGGGCGGGTGAATTTATGGCGATTCAGGCATTCATAAATACTGAAATAAGAAGCATATATTCCACCAGAAGCTTCACCATATTGAAAGAACTTGAAGCTGTGGACATGGGAGCAAAGAAGCTGTACCCTATTGTGCAAGAAGATGGGGTAGACCCTCCTGAAACTGGAGTATTGAAAGAGTCGACCTTGGATTTGAAAAAATCTGTAGAAATTCTCTCACAAGGACTCGATCACCTTGCAAAGGAGGTAGACCGGTTCTTCCAGATTGTTTTGACTGGACGTGATACTTTGATTTCTAACCTTAGGATTGGTGGCGACGCCTTTGACCAAGTGCGGGGTAGCAACACTGGAAAAGACCAGATGGTAAGGTAA